One window of Terriglobia bacterium genomic DNA carries:
- a CDS encoding DUF3175 domain-containing protein gives MTTRKPKRWSREVTEHSNALDLDAGVFSQKSPRSIALSLKRSAERSRRRKSSPFRSAMSMLNFYINRAGKNLPENSRSRLEKAKEELRRLFQREREAA, from the coding sequence ATGACGACACGTAAACCCAAGCGCTGGTCGCGCGAGGTGACCGAGCACAGTAACGCTCTGGACCTCGATGCCGGCGTCTTTTCGCAAAAGAGCCCGCGAAGCATCGCGCTCTCTCTGAAACGATCGGCCGAACGCAGCCGGCGGCGCAAAAGCAGTCCCTTCCGATCCGCGATGTCTATGCTCAACTTCTATATCAACCGTGCGGGAAAGAACCTGCCCGAAAACAGCCGTTCACGCCTCGAAAAAGCGAAAGAGGAGTTGCGAAGACTGTTTCAGCGCGAGCGGGAGGCAGCTTAG
- a CDS encoding chloride channel protein yields MENKRPVESSATVEKGLPVAPSLDLALESAHVPLRASPVDRRVVFISSLGLLLGVASSLVAQVLVHMIALITNLAYFHRWSLEAVSFVGVSLPLWTIGVPVIGGLIVGLMARYGSSAIRGHGIPEAMEKVLLDESRIPPRLTFLKPLSAAIAIGTGGPFGAEGPIIATGGALGSLVGQLLRTTASERKTLLACGAAAGMAATFGTPVSAVLLAVELLLFEFRPRSLIPVALASCSAAGARIFFDGAAPIFAMPALDHPAGAALWLYILLGAIVGVMAVVVTKMVYWVEDSFEHIPVHWMWWPAIGAIAVGVVGYFQPRTLGVGYYNISGFLKADMAVQAVAILFIFKFVSWVISLGSGTSGGTLAPLFTIGGGLGLCLGAAFQRLFPSAGVDMRVAALVGMAAMFAGASRALLTSAVFAFETTMQPLGLLPLLGGCSASFLFSALLMPTTIMTEKIVRRGIRVPSEYAADALDQVFVREVAAKEPVSILATHTVEYVRQWISRHEPGSHHQGYPIIDGTGTLLGVVTRRQFLDPAVDHRAPISSLLRGPAVSIYENATLRDAADQMVYHNIGRLPVLSNKTHKLNGMITRSDLLKAHRRKLVEDSAAKQTIFLWPTKRQYEESPIAMP; encoded by the coding sequence ATGGAAAATAAGAGACCTGTTGAATCGTCAGCAACTGTTGAGAAGGGGCTTCCTGTTGCGCCGTCGCTTGATCTCGCTCTCGAATCGGCGCACGTACCGCTTCGTGCCAGTCCGGTCGACCGGCGGGTCGTATTTATCAGTTCATTGGGATTGCTGCTTGGCGTGGCTTCATCCCTCGTTGCGCAAGTCCTGGTGCACATGATTGCGTTGATCACGAACCTGGCCTATTTTCATCGCTGGTCGCTGGAAGCCGTGTCTTTTGTCGGTGTGTCGCTTCCGCTGTGGACGATCGGAGTTCCAGTGATCGGCGGCCTCATCGTGGGTTTGATGGCGCGATATGGATCGAGCGCGATCCGCGGCCACGGGATCCCGGAAGCGATGGAGAAAGTCTTATTGGACGAGAGCCGGATTCCGCCCAGGCTGACGTTTTTGAAGCCGCTGAGCGCGGCAATCGCGATCGGAACCGGTGGACCGTTTGGCGCTGAAGGGCCGATCATCGCGACCGGCGGAGCGCTCGGTTCGTTGGTCGGACAACTGCTTCGTACAACGGCGTCGGAGCGCAAAACATTGTTGGCTTGTGGCGCTGCGGCTGGAATGGCAGCAACTTTCGGTACCCCGGTCAGCGCCGTGCTGCTCGCCGTGGAGTTGTTACTGTTTGAGTTTCGGCCCCGCTCTCTGATCCCTGTGGCCTTGGCATCGTGCAGCGCCGCGGGCGCCCGCATCTTCTTCGATGGCGCCGCTCCGATATTTGCAATGCCGGCGCTGGATCATCCAGCCGGCGCGGCGTTGTGGTTATACATCCTGCTCGGCGCCATCGTGGGCGTGATGGCTGTCGTCGTCACCAAAATGGTTTATTGGGTTGAAGACAGCTTCGAGCATATCCCTGTGCACTGGATGTGGTGGCCTGCGATCGGGGCGATCGCGGTCGGCGTCGTCGGGTATTTTCAACCGCGTACATTGGGTGTCGGGTACTACAACATATCAGGATTTCTCAAAGCAGACATGGCGGTGCAGGCGGTCGCCATACTGTTCATTTTTAAATTCGTGTCCTGGGTGATCTCGCTGGGTTCGGGGACGAGCGGCGGAACGCTGGCTCCGCTCTTCACGATTGGCGGCGGACTGGGCCTGTGCCTGGGCGCTGCGTTTCAGCGTCTCTTTCCATCGGCCGGCGTCGATATGCGGGTCGCCGCGCTGGTCGGAATGGCGGCGATGTTTGCGGGCGCGAGCCGCGCTCTGCTGACATCTGCGGTTTTCGCCTTTGAAACCACGATGCAGCCGCTCGGCTTACTGCCGCTGTTGGGAGGATGCTCCGCCAGTTTCCTGTTCTCCGCTCTGCTGATGCCGACCACGATCATGACCGAGAAAATCGTCCGCCGCGGCATCCGCGTCCCCAGCGAGTATGCTGCGGACGCTCTCGACCAGGTATTTGTGCGTGAAGTGGCGGCAAAGGAACCCGTCAGTATTTTAGCCACCCACACCGTCGAATATGTCCGGCAGTGGATCAGCCGGCACGAGCCGGGTTCGCATCATCAGGGCTATCCCATTATCGATGGGACCGGAACTCTGCTCGGCGTGGTCACTCGCCGCCAATTTCTCGACCCCGCGGTCGATCACAGGGCGCCAATCTCGTCGCTCCTGAGGGGCCCGGCAGTAAGCATTTACGAAAATGCGACCTTGCGCGATGCAGCCGACCAGATGGTCTACCACAACATCGGCCGCCTGCCGGTGCTATCGAACAAAACACACAAGCTGAACGGCATGATCACGCGTAGCGATCTGCTGAAGGCGCATCGCCGCAAGTTGGTCGAGGATAGCGCTGCGAAGCAGACCATTTTCCTGTGGCCGACGAAGCGCCAATACGAAGAGTCGCCGATCGCAATGCCCTAA
- a CDS encoding class I SAM-dependent methyltransferase, which produces MKWTRRVSPVEGYDRWAATYDAQAENVVFVLEAALFTELVSRIEIEGKTLVDVGCGTGRHWKEILSRYPARLIGVDPSHGMLERLKASHPDAHLLSSPGDRIAGIEDASCDVILSTLALAHIPSVAHAMREWSRILRAGGAILLTDFHPDAIQAGMKRTFTSGGETLEIEHHSTSLERLQEIALDERLTPLFVDERVIDESVRPFFERAQYLEAYDRNKNVALVFGMHLLKTP; this is translated from the coding sequence ATGAAGTGGACCCGCCGCGTATCGCCGGTCGAAGGCTACGACCGGTGGGCGGCTACATATGACGCTCAAGCTGAAAATGTCGTCTTTGTGCTCGAAGCAGCGTTGTTTACCGAGTTGGTCTCCCGCATTGAAATCGAAGGGAAAACCCTTGTCGACGTCGGATGCGGGACCGGGCGCCACTGGAAGGAGATTCTTTCGCGGTATCCCGCCAGGCTTATCGGCGTGGATCCCTCGCACGGGATGCTCGAAAGGCTGAAGGCGTCCCATCCCGATGCGCACCTGCTTAGCTCGCCGGGAGACCGCATCGCCGGGATTGAAGATGCATCGTGTGATGTCATCCTTTCTACGTTGGCGCTTGCGCACATACCTTCAGTGGCGCACGCGATGCGTGAATGGTCGCGCATCCTTCGCGCTGGAGGCGCCATTCTCCTCACCGACTTCCATCCGGATGCGATTCAGGCCGGAATGAAACGAACGTTTACGAGCGGAGGCGAAACCCTTGAAATCGAACACCACTCCACCAGTCTCGAGCGTCTGCAGGAAATCGCCCTGGACGAGAGGTTAACCCCGCTCTTCGTGGATGAGCGTGTGATCGATGAATCCGTCAGGCCGTTTTTCGAGCGCGCGCAGTACCTGGAAGCGTACGACAGGAACAAGAACGTAGCGCTGGTATTTGGGATGCATCTCTTAAAGACCCCATGA
- a CDS encoding Ig domain-containing protein — translation MRLLRPALMIAALITAVPCLAAPALSFTPGSSTYNASPGSVVDLSAVLQNIGDAPLYVNGISIIFNGPAGSYFSSNPFFSFFDNIPGVFTTTDPAFTGNLAELIVNPAVPSGTYTVSVELIGGGSPLLTDAAGNGVGTQTFTIVVGPSSSGGPPAITTSSPLPPGSVGVAYSESLSATGGTGSYSNWMVTAGSLPAGLSLSPASGVISGIPLTISGAFNFMVSVRDTAGNTGSATLQLAIQPAASAASPAPIGGFAQIASGAGWQTTMTLINLSAATVNGQVTFYGAAGSAMTLPLMFPQFGLSLSASSQTFTLSPGASLVIQSGGGSALSVGWANVQATGALTGYSIFDFNLPGGDSEGTVPFDNSISSTLLLPYDNTNGYRTGVALANETQSSASITASVLDQNGVRLASSQISLPAFAHMSLFVDQLFSVSANGLGVVQFQSTEAITAIGLRFSPSGSFTSIPTVR, via the coding sequence ATGAGACTGTTGCGGCCGGCTCTTATGATCGCTGCCCTGATAACTGCAGTCCCTTGTTTGGCGGCTCCCGCATTGAGCTTCACGCCCGGTTCTTCAACATACAATGCTTCGCCGGGCAGTGTCGTGGATCTCAGCGCGGTATTGCAGAACATCGGCGATGCGCCTTTATATGTAAACGGTATCTCGATTATTTTTAACGGGCCGGCCGGTTCCTATTTCAGCAGCAATCCTTTCTTTAGTTTTTTCGACAACATTCCTGGAGTCTTTACGACAACGGATCCCGCTTTTACCGGCAACCTTGCCGAACTTATCGTCAACCCGGCCGTCCCTTCCGGCACTTATACGGTGAGTGTTGAACTGATCGGCGGTGGGAGTCCGTTGCTGACCGATGCGGCCGGCAACGGAGTCGGGACGCAAACATTCACGATCGTGGTGGGGCCGTCATCGTCCGGCGGCCCGCCGGCGATCACAACATCCAGCCCGCTGCCGCCGGGATCCGTCGGGGTCGCATACTCCGAGTCTTTATCGGCCACCGGCGGCACCGGTTCCTACTCAAATTGGATGGTCACTGCGGGAAGCCTGCCGGCGGGCCTTTCATTGAGTCCGGCGAGCGGAGTCATCAGCGGAATACCCCTCACCATCAGTGGCGCATTCAACTTTATGGTGAGCGTTCGTGATACCGCTGGAAATACGGGTTCAGCCACTCTTCAGTTGGCGATTCAACCTGCCGCCTCGGCCGCTTCACCGGCTCCAATCGGCGGGTTTGCGCAGATTGCCTCCGGCGCCGGCTGGCAAACGACAATGACACTGATAAACCTCTCGGCCGCTACGGTGAACGGTCAGGTAACGTTTTACGGGGCCGCGGGCAGCGCGATGACATTGCCGCTCATGTTTCCGCAGTTCGGCCTGAGCTTGTCGGCATCCTCGCAGACTTTCACGTTGAGCCCTGGTGCATCGTTGGTCATCCAAAGTGGAGGAGGATCAGCTCTGAGCGTGGGCTGGGCCAACGTTCAGGCAACCGGAGCGCTGACGGGTTACTCGATATTCGATTTCAACTTGCCGGGAGGGGATTCGGAAGGAACCGTCCCGTTCGACAACTCGATATCGTCCACTCTTTTGCTGCCGTATGACAATACCAACGGCTACCGGACGGGCGTGGCTCTGGCCAATGAAACCCAATCTTCCGCATCCATTACGGCATCGGTGCTGGATCAGAATGGAGTTCGGCTGGCTTCTTCGCAAATCAGCCTGCCGGCATTTGCTCATATGTCGTTATTTGTCGACCAGTTGTTTTCTGTGTCGGCCAATGGTCTCGGTGTCGTGCAGTTCCAGAGTACGGAAGCGATTACCGCCATCGGACTGCGTTTCAGCCCGTCGGGCTCATTCACTTCCATACCGACAGTACGCTGA
- a CDS encoding response regulator transcription factor, protein MKKILVVEDDRTVQRTLKRIFESEDYVVEVTNDGKAGLDAFRSSPPSAVVLDLRLPGMAGNDVCREIKKQAPSLPVIVLSAKADVTDKVLLLELGADDYVTKPFSPRELVARVRAAVRRTSRTDAPEVFAFADVAVDFAKMEVTRGGELLSLTTQEFKLLRHFTQNPSRVMSRSELLNEVWGYQDYPSTRTVDNHVWKLRLKLESDPANPVHFQTIHGAGYKFVP, encoded by the coding sequence GTGAAAAAGATTCTGGTTGTTGAAGACGATCGAACCGTTCAGCGAACCTTGAAGCGTATCTTCGAGTCCGAGGACTATGTCGTCGAAGTTACGAATGACGGGAAGGCCGGCCTGGACGCTTTCCGCTCGTCGCCTCCCTCCGCAGTAGTGCTGGATCTCCGTTTGCCGGGGATGGCGGGAAACGACGTTTGCCGGGAAATCAAGAAACAGGCGCCTTCACTTCCTGTCATTGTCCTCAGCGCCAAGGCCGACGTCACGGACAAAGTGCTCCTGCTGGAACTGGGTGCCGACGATTATGTGACCAAGCCTTTCAGTCCGCGGGAACTTGTCGCGCGCGTGCGGGCGGCCGTGCGCCGGACGAGCCGGACAGACGCGCCTGAGGTGTTTGCGTTCGCGGACGTTGCGGTGGACTTCGCAAAAATGGAAGTGACGCGGGGCGGAGAACTGCTGTCACTGACCACGCAGGAATTCAAGCTCTTGAGACACTTCACGCAGAATCCATCGCGCGTGATGTCTCGTTCGGAACTTTTGAATGAAGTGTGGGGGTATCAGGATTACCCTTCCACGAGGACGGTGGATAACCACGTCTGGAAACTGCGGCTGAAGCTTGAAAGCGATCCGGCGAACCCTGTACATTTCCAGACCATCCACGGGGCCGGCTACAAGTTCGTCCCCTAG
- a CDS encoding helix-turn-helix domain-containing protein translates to MASGKLSAADYEALAEFRHRIRQFFRFSEDAARRAGLNPQQHQLLLALKGLPKAVEPNVGEIAERLYIRHHSAVELIERLVRKGLIRKQRGNEDRRHVLLEVTARGERMLQKLSLPHREQLESMAPGLIKALNKVITENIEPHEKR, encoded by the coding sequence ATGGCATCGGGGAAGCTGAGCGCGGCTGATTATGAGGCACTTGCGGAGTTTCGACACCGGATCCGGCAGTTTTTCCGTTTCAGCGAAGACGCGGCGCGCCGTGCCGGACTCAACCCGCAGCAGCATCAGCTGTTGCTTGCGTTAAAAGGCTTGCCGAAGGCTGTCGAGCCCAATGTCGGCGAAATCGCAGAACGACTGTACATCCGTCATCACAGTGCAGTGGAGTTGATCGAGCGGCTTGTCCGCAAAGGTCTTATCCGGAAGCAGCGCGGCAATGAAGACCGCCGCCACGTTCTTCTGGAAGTGACTGCACGAGGCGAGCGGATGTTGCAAAAGCTGTCGCTGCCCCATCGCGAACAATTGGAATCGATGGCGCCGGGTCTGATCAAGGCGCTGAATAAAGTCATAACCGAAAATATAGAACCTCATGAAAAACGTTAA